From Chitinivibrionia bacterium, the proteins below share one genomic window:
- the dprA gene encoding DNA-processing protein DprA, producing MIYWIALSLVEGIGLASKHKLLQTFGTPENIFEQKISKKDFSRMKNDIDFAKIKDNCLKSAERIIGFCERENVKVLSIADEKYPALLKKINQAPLILYCKGNAEILSERGVAIVGTREPNANGEADTLEISTGLAQAGFVIVSGLARGVDTVAHNSALNVKGKTIAVMATGINEITPASNVNLANKIIDNGGAVITEQVPGKLAFAPNFVLRNRIISGLSECTIVISAPEKSGALRTAEFALQQGRKVLVALGYRSDEKYEGSNKLLLKKDISPALKINGIISYLNGTQEVEQLSIFDIQPKSPAAKPPVKTCSQSEQNLLSFLSKTPTSLETLSQKSGIDLSELSEMLFDLELDGVVAQVAGNYCLG from the coding sequence ATGATTTACTGGATTGCGCTGTCTCTTGTTGAGGGAATCGGACTTGCTTCAAAGCATAAATTGTTGCAAACTTTTGGCACGCCCGAAAATATTTTTGAGCAAAAAATAAGTAAAAAAGATTTTTCTCGTATGAAAAACGATATTGATTTTGCAAAAATTAAAGATAATTGCCTGAAATCAGCAGAAAGAATTATCGGTTTTTGCGAAAGAGAAAACGTTAAAGTTTTGAGCATTGCCGACGAAAAATATCCCGCGCTTCTAAAAAAAATAAACCAAGCGCCGCTTATTTTGTATTGCAAAGGCAACGCCGAAATCCTGTCCGAAAGGGGAGTGGCAATCGTCGGAACAAGAGAGCCCAACGCCAACGGAGAAGCGGATACTCTCGAAATTTCCACAGGTTTGGCGCAAGCAGGATTTGTAATTGTCAGCGGTCTTGCAAGGGGAGTAGATACCGTTGCGCACAATTCCGCTTTGAACGTAAAAGGTAAAACCATCGCCGTTATGGCAACGGGAATAAACGAAATAACGCCCGCTTCAAACGTAAATCTCGCGAATAAAATAATAGACAACGGCGGCGCGGTTATTACCGAACAAGTCCCCGGTAAATTGGCGTTTGCCCCGAATTTTGTTTTACGAAACCGCATAATTTCGGGTTTGTCGGAATGCACAATCGTTATTTCCGCCCCCGAAAAAAGCGGCGCATTAAGAACGGCGGAATTTGCGCTTCAACAAGGCAGAAAAGTATTGGTTGCTCTCGGGTATCGAAGCGACGAAAAATACGAGGGAAGCAACAAACTTCTCCTAAAAAAAGACATTAGTCCCGCGCTTAAAATAAACGGAATAATTTCGTATCTGAACGGCACGCAAGAGGTTGAGCAACTCAGCATTTTCGATATTCAGCCTAAATCGCCCGCCGCAAAGCCGCCTGTCAAAACCTGTTCGCAATCGGAGCAAAATTTGCTTTCATTTTTAAGCAAAACACCAACAAGTTTAGAAACCTTGTCGCAAAAAAGCGGAATAGACCTAAGCGAACTCTCGGAAATGCTTTTTGATTTGGAGTTGGACGGCGTTGTGGCGCAGGTGGCGGGGAATTATTGTTTGGGGTGA
- the ppk1 gene encoding polyphosphate kinase 1, protein MNKFIKGAFVNREYSWLKFNERVLMEAASDDNPLLEKCKFLSIFSSNLDEFFMVRVGSLFNQLQDDPKALEYKTGLNPKEQLIGIYEYVKKLYALRMKIAKKVLAELKKEGIAVANARFYDEKIDSRFEKYFQNTLLPLLNPIVLDNKHPLIHLENLRMYVVLLMEYDGKTFFGILPIPDRGERLISHETAARVKVMTSEDLVYYFADSVFSKYKVLGKSLVRLTRNADLDTEMFSTDFESEYEFSKLVKGKVSLRSTLPSVRLEFSGECEKIKSFLCKNLSIEPYNCFNIRYFFDYKFMFSIEKYMPQDRAAALKYKPLHGRSVPLVRPDSVINSVLANDLFLFYPFDSVETFLDMLDDASTDRRVASIKITLYRVEKQSRIIEALRRARRNGKEITVVIELTARFDEENNLHLTGVLKEAGCTVLYGIGNYKVHAKIMLIVLKEGEEISYITHFGTGNYNESTAKLYTDLNIITANKEIGLDASQFFRKMSMGDVNFECEKLLVAPLAFKPAFLQKIEEQISLAQAGKPAKIICKINSLTDNDFINAFVRASQAGVKVQLIVRGICCLLPKVAEKTENIEVKSIIGRFLEHSRIYCFGEENPQIYISSADLMTRNMCRRIEIATPIIDENIRQKVCKMLDILLADTEKASFLSSKGKYEKSTETGMSSQQYFIDNVI, encoded by the coding sequence ATGAATAAATTTATTAAAGGCGCTTTTGTAAACCGCGAATATTCGTGGCTTAAATTTAACGAACGGGTGCTTATGGAAGCGGCAAGCGACGACAATCCGCTCTTGGAAAAATGCAAGTTTCTTTCTATATTTTCCAGCAATTTGGACGAGTTTTTTATGGTGCGCGTCGGCAGTCTGTTTAACCAGTTGCAGGACGACCCAAAGGCGTTGGAGTACAAAACTGGACTAAACCCGAAAGAACAGTTAATCGGGATTTACGAATATGTTAAAAAACTTTACGCTTTGCGAATGAAAATCGCTAAAAAGGTTTTGGCGGAACTCAAAAAAGAAGGAATAGCGGTTGCAAATGCGCGCTTTTACGACGAAAAAATCGACAGTCGCTTCGAGAAATATTTCCAAAATACGCTTTTGCCTTTGCTTAATCCTATAGTTTTGGATAATAAACATCCGCTTATTCACCTCGAAAACCTTAGAATGTACGTTGTTTTGCTTATGGAATACGACGGCAAAACTTTTTTCGGCATTCTTCCCATTCCCGACAGAGGCGAGCGTTTAATTTCGCACGAAACCGCCGCCAGAGTCAAAGTAATGACGAGCGAAGACTTGGTCTATTATTTTGCGGACAGCGTGTTTTCCAAATACAAGGTATTGGGAAAATCGTTGGTCAGATTAACGCGCAACGCCGACTTGGACACCGAAATGTTCAGCACGGATTTTGAGTCCGAATACGAATTTTCCAAACTTGTAAAGGGAAAAGTGAGTTTGCGCTCGACTTTGCCGTCGGTGCGGCTCGAATTTAGCGGCGAGTGCGAAAAAATAAAGAGTTTTTTGTGCAAAAATCTTAGTATTGAGCCTTATAATTGCTTCAATATAAGGTATTTTTTTGATTACAAATTTATGTTTTCAATAGAGAAATATATGCCGCAAGACCGCGCCGCCGCGCTTAAATATAAGCCTCTGCACGGGCGCTCCGTTCCTCTTGTAAGACCCGATTCGGTTATAAACAGCGTGCTGGCAAACGATTTGTTTTTGTTTTATCCGTTCGACAGCGTAGAAACTTTTTTGGATATGCTCGACGACGCAAGCACGGACAGGCGCGTGGCAAGCATAAAAATAACGCTTTATCGCGTGGAAAAGCAGTCGCGGATTATAGAGGCGCTTCGTCGCGCTCGCAGAAACGGCAAGGAAATTACGGTTGTAATAGAACTTACCGCCCGTTTCGACGAAGAAAACAACCTGCATTTGACGGGAGTGCTGAAAGAGGCGGGTTGCACGGTGCTTTACGGCATAGGAAACTACAAAGTTCACGCAAAAATAATGCTCATTGTCCTTAAAGAAGGCGAAGAAATTTCTTACATAACGCATTTTGGGACGGGAAATTACAACGAAAGCACCGCAAAACTTTACACCGACCTGAACATAATAACCGCCAACAAAGAAATCGGCTTGGACGCGTCGCAATTTTTCCGCAAAATGTCTATGGGCGACGTGAATTTTGAATGCGAAAAACTTCTTGTGGCGCCGCTCGCTTTTAAGCCTGCGTTTTTGCAAAAAATCGAAGAGCAAATAAGTCTTGCGCAGGCAGGCAAACCTGCAAAAATTATCTGCAAAATTAACAGTTTAACCGACAACGACTTTATAAACGCGTTTGTTCGCGCGTCGCAGGCGGGGGTAAAAGTTCAGCTTATAGTTCGCGGAATTTGCTGTCTTTTACCGAAAGTTGCGGAAAAAACCGAAAACATAGAAGTAAAGAGCATAATAGGTCGTTTTTTGGAGCACAGCCGCATATATTGTTTCGGCGAAGAAAACCCGCAGATTTATATTTCAAGCGCCGATTTGATGACAAGAAATATGTGTCGCCGAATAGAAATAGCAACGCCTATAATTGACGAAAATATCCGCCAAAAAGTATGCAAAATGCTCGATATTCTCCTCGCCGATACCGAAAAAGCAAGTTTTTTGAGTTCCAAAGGCAAATACGAAAAATCGACGGAAACAGGAATGTCGAGCCAGCAGTATTTTATTGATAATGTGATTTAG
- a CDS encoding zinc ribbon domain-containing protein, with the protein MNCGTQLLTGANFCGQCGTVVGGVAETGIPVEIQNIQATPIVAPKTETQKPRFAFGAETEYSFGLGDYGISTFGINLLGGARINQHFSLLFGSGWHPLSVAKTNGITYNSWFEDKRLSVIQEVLKDGWDRKDILYQGASSVIPIFLRPRIYFLRKDISPILDTDIGLGIVILSRLKSDGNVWWGHAHPTFYFNPSFGVDFGGFNVSFGYKLWIAEYERLLTETERIWQLGRWVERIENTGTVRRPNHGLSLKLGWTL; encoded by the coding sequence ATGAATTGCGGAACTCAATTATTAACGGGAGCAAATTTTTGCGGTCAGTGCGGAACTGTGGTCGGCGGAGTTGCGGAGACGGGTATTCCTGTTGAAATTCAGAATATTCAAGCAACGCCGATTGTTGCGCCAAAAACTGAAACTCAAAAACCTCGCTTCGCATTTGGAGCAGAAACAGAATATTCTTTCGGGCTCGGTGATTACGGAATAAGCACTTTCGGAATAAATCTTCTTGGAGGTGCAAGAATAAATCAGCATTTTTCTCTCCTTTTTGGCTCAGGCTGGCATCCGCTGAGTGTAGCAAAGACAAATGGTATTACGTATAATTCTTGGTTTGAAGACAAAAGATTAAGCGTTATTCAAGAAGTGCTCAAAGACGGTTGGGATAGAAAAGATATTTTATACCAAGGAGCGTCATCTGTCATACCGATATTTTTAAGACCAAGAATTTATTTTTTAAGAAAAGACATATCTCCAATCCTTGATACCGACATCGGCTTAGGAATTGTTATTTTAAGCCGCCTTAAATCAGACGGAAATGTGTGGTGGGGACACGCCCATCCAACTTTTTATTTTAACCCGTCATTTGGCGTTGATTTCGGCGGTTTTAATGTATCTTTCGGATATAAATTATGGATAGCGGAATATGAAAGATTACTTACAGAAACAGAACGCATTTGGCAACTTGGAAGATGGGTAGAAAGAATAGAAAACACAGGTACGGTAAGAAGACCAAACCACGGACTTTCATTGAAATTAGGATGGACGCTTTAA
- a CDS encoding HEPN domain-containing protein, giving the protein MTKAEKYDYWLDIAEYDLTTAAALYKMERWLYVVFMCQQSIEKIVKGLYVSYLDDYFPRIHDINNLLKRFEDKLPEQISQERKMFFARLSAFYLENRYPEYKAKLSAQTNRHDALEMLNKTEEAFKWLKTLKPL; this is encoded by the coding sequence ATGACAAAAGCGGAGAAATACGATTATTGGCTCGACATTGCCGAATACGATTTGACTACCGCCGCCGCGTTATATAAAATGGAGCGTTGGTTATACGTTGTTTTTATGTGTCAGCAGTCAATAGAAAAAATTGTTAAGGGACTATATGTTTCTTATCTTGACGATTATTTTCCGAGAATTCACGATATAAATAATTTACTGAAAAGATTTGAAGACAAACTGCCTGAACAGATTTCACAAGAAAGAAAAATGTTTTTTGCTCGCTTGAGCGCATTTTACTTAGAAAACAGATACCCTGAATACAAAGCAAAATTGAGTGCGCAAACAAATAGACACGACGCGTTGGAAATGTTAAACAAAACAGAGGAGGCGTTCAAATGGTTAAAGACATTGAAACCGTTATGA
- a CDS encoding nucleotidyltransferase domain-containing protein translates to MVKDIETVMKYSNEYINDVAKKIPIDKVYLYGSYANGTQKEGSDVDICFFSSYFENKRKWDIVAELFYLKIKYDGYILIEPNAFPLSEINNSNPFVENVLRNGKEIFPKIHREQN, encoded by the coding sequence ATGGTTAAAGACATTGAAACCGTTATGAAATACTCAAACGAGTATATTAACGATGTTGCCAAGAAAATTCCGATAGACAAGGTGTATTTATACGGCTCTTACGCAAACGGGACACAAAAAGAAGGCAGCGATGTCGATATTTGCTTTTTTTCTTCTTATTTTGAAAACAAACGCAAATGGGACATTGTCGCGGAACTTTTCTATCTCAAAATTAAATACGACGGCTATATTTTAATAGAACCGAACGCTTTTCCTTTATCGGAAATAAACAACAGCAACCCGTTTGTAGAAAATGTTTTACGCAACGGAAAAGAAATTTTTCCAAAAATTCATAGAGAGCAAAATTAG